In Rariglobus hedericola, the following proteins share a genomic window:
- the hpf gene encoding ribosome hibernation-promoting factor, HPF/YfiA family, protein MPHITPEVIGAKVILRGIHLELSDAMKANYNEKAAKLLRHEPRIDRIRFDVELDKTKTSKDHFIAHGRIEISGPDIVASADSEDAYKSVDLLTDKLDGLLRKRHSELKEKRHHPHGVDIGAPLPKTV, encoded by the coding sequence ATGCCCCATATCACTCCTGAAGTTATCGGCGCGAAGGTCATCCTTCGCGGTATTCACCTCGAACTGAGCGACGCCATGAAGGCGAATTACAACGAGAAGGCGGCCAAGCTCCTGCGCCACGAACCGCGTATCGACCGCATTCGCTTCGACGTCGAACTCGATAAAACCAAGACGTCCAAAGACCATTTCATCGCCCACGGACGCATCGAAATCAGCGGTCCAGATATCGTCGCCTCCGCCGACAGCGAAGACGCCTACAAGTCCGTCGATCTGCTGACCGACAAACTCGACGGCCTCCTCCGCAAGCGTCACAGCGAGCTCAAGGAAAAGCGCCACCACCCGCACGGCGTGGACATCGGCGCACCGCTTCCGAAAACAGTCTAA
- the glgA gene encoding glycogen synthase GlgA: protein MRPLRILFVTPEVEPFVKVGGLADMTGALPKELAALGHDVRIVCPAYGSVKSHGPRTARAEPLGVDVGSEAQWARTWEATLPGTAVPVYLLEHDGYFARPEVYAGPGGSHTDNDLRFAFLCRGALSLCQQLDWIPDVVHGHDWTTGLLPVYLNTTLKNTPLGRIASVFTIHNLEHQGYADRRVLDFARLPASEFRADSVESTGAVNMLKAGLYHSTKLTTVSPTYAEEIKTPAGGWGLDDVLRFRAGDLVGILNGIDTAAWNPATDKYLPTHYSATTLAGKAADKRALQARLGLAQDPHVAVFGVVARFVQQKGLDLLAEALPHIMGRMHVQFAILGSGDPGLEHTFRWAAGQFPGRVGVNIGYDNELSHLIQGGSDCFVMPSRSEPCGLTQMYAMRYGTVPLARATGGLIDTIEQYTEGSGKGTGFLFTDATAPALYNTVGWACATYYDRPAEFTRLRLNGMAKDFSWKTSAAHYVEVYRWAAEQRTGEKLV, encoded by the coding sequence GTGCGACCCTTACGAATTCTGTTCGTCACCCCCGAAGTTGAGCCGTTTGTAAAAGTTGGAGGTCTCGCCGATATGACCGGCGCGCTTCCCAAGGAACTCGCCGCCCTCGGCCATGATGTGCGCATCGTGTGTCCCGCCTACGGCTCCGTGAAGTCCCACGGCCCGCGCACCGCCCGCGCCGAACCGCTCGGCGTCGACGTCGGCTCCGAGGCCCAATGGGCACGCACGTGGGAAGCCACGCTGCCGGGCACCGCGGTCCCCGTGTATTTACTGGAACACGACGGCTACTTTGCGCGCCCCGAAGTTTACGCCGGCCCGGGAGGCTCGCACACGGACAACGACCTGCGCTTCGCCTTTCTTTGCCGCGGAGCGCTCTCCCTCTGCCAGCAGCTCGACTGGATTCCCGACGTCGTCCATGGCCACGATTGGACGACCGGCCTCCTCCCCGTCTACCTCAACACCACGCTCAAGAACACGCCGCTCGGCCGCATCGCCTCGGTGTTCACGATCCATAACCTCGAGCATCAGGGCTACGCCGACCGTCGCGTGCTGGACTTTGCCCGCCTGCCCGCCTCCGAGTTCCGCGCCGACAGCGTCGAATCGACCGGTGCAGTCAACATGCTCAAGGCCGGTCTCTACCACTCGACCAAGCTCACCACCGTGAGCCCCACCTACGCCGAGGAAATCAAAACGCCCGCCGGCGGCTGGGGCTTGGACGACGTGCTTCGCTTCCGCGCCGGCGATCTCGTCGGCATCCTCAACGGCATCGATACCGCCGCCTGGAATCCCGCGACCGACAAGTATCTGCCCACCCACTACAGCGCCACCACCCTTGCCGGCAAAGCCGCCGACAAACGCGCTCTGCAAGCCCGCCTCGGCCTCGCCCAAGATCCGCACGTCGCGGTCTTCGGCGTCGTCGCACGCTTCGTCCAGCAAAAGGGCCTCGATCTTCTCGCCGAAGCCCTGCCCCACATCATGGGCCGCATGCACGTGCAGTTCGCCATCCTCGGCTCGGGCGATCCCGGCCTTGAACACACCTTCCGCTGGGCGGCCGGCCAGTTCCCCGGCCGTGTCGGTGTCAACATCGGCTACGACAACGAACTCTCCCACCTCATCCAAGGCGGTTCCGATTGTTTTGTGATGCCCAGTCGCAGCGAGCCGTGCGGACTCACCCAGATGTATGCGATGCGCTACGGCACCGTGCCCCTCGCCCGCGCCACCGGCGGTCTCATCGACACCATCGAACAATACACCGAAGGCAGCGGCAAAGGCACCGGATTCCTCTTCACCGACGCGACCGCCCCCGCGCTCTACAACACTGTGGGCTGGGCTTGCGCGACCTACTACGACCGCCCCGCAGAGTTCACGCGTCTTCGCCTCAACGGCATGGCGAAGGACTTCAGCTGGAAGACCAGCGCCGCGCACTATGTCGAGGTTTACCGCTGGGCCGCCGAGCAGCGCACGGGCGAGAAGCTGGTTTAA
- a CDS encoding TerC family protein, translated as MEWLLDPQIWISLLTLTALEIVLGIDNVIFISILAGKLPKDQQPKARKLGLSLALITRVMLLFSITWLMKLTTDLFTLPVLNEGISGKDLILLVGGLFLIGKSVVEIHEKLEGEEGHANPTKGKTKFASVIVQILILDIVFSLDSVITAVGMANNIWVMVTAVVIALGVMLAFAGAISDFVNRHPTLKMLALSFLILIGVTLVGESLGQHIPKGYIYFSMAFAFGVEMLNLKLRTKSTADKPVELRSSIK; from the coding sequence ATGGAATGGCTACTTGACCCGCAGATCTGGATTTCCCTCCTCACGCTTACGGCGCTGGAGATCGTGCTCGGCATCGACAATGTGATCTTCATTTCGATCCTGGCCGGCAAACTGCCGAAGGATCAGCAGCCCAAGGCCCGCAAGCTCGGCCTGTCGCTCGCGCTGATCACGCGCGTGATGCTCCTCTTCAGCATCACGTGGCTGATGAAGCTCACCACCGATTTGTTCACGCTCCCGGTTTTGAACGAAGGCATTTCCGGCAAAGATCTCATCCTGCTCGTGGGCGGCTTGTTCCTGATCGGCAAGAGCGTCGTTGAAATCCACGAGAAACTCGAAGGCGAGGAAGGCCATGCGAATCCCACCAAGGGCAAGACGAAGTTCGCCAGCGTGATCGTGCAGATCCTGATCCTTGATATCGTGTTCTCCCTCGACTCGGTCATCACGGCGGTCGGCATGGCCAACAACATCTGGGTCATGGTGACGGCGGTGGTCATCGCCCTCGGCGTGATGCTGGCGTTTGCCGGAGCGATCAGCGACTTCGTCAACCGTCACCCGACGCTCAAGATGCTGGCGCTGTCCTTCCTGATCCTGATCGGCGTGACGCTCGTCGGCGAATCGCTCGGCCAGCACATCCCGAAGGGTTACATCTACTTCTCCATGGCCTTCGCCTTCGGCGTGGAAATGTTGAACTTGAAGCTTCGCACGAAGAGCACGGCCGACAAACCGGTCGAGCTGCGTTCGTCGATCAAGTAA
- a CDS encoding helix-turn-helix domain-containing protein — protein MLCYRLNLRPGRALPLNVRSAGHYQLAPNERNPREPGEFLQVFWSVSGSGSFKVGRSFVPVQGDMIFYYVAGEPHDLVAGPEGWDYRWLTFDGIRYPRITRDYGLVRAQAAGPCPSGLFERLYETLRDPTPEGELRASALGYEILLRAGDPPRGTSASGGRDIAEVSRAWIDAHFTDARLNVAGLAEKLGLHRASLHRMFTRRHGVPPVQYLGRLRLRLALELLTTTTLPVADVAVRCGLPDVAHFSKLVSRHTGFSPRVYRQRHGPRVPTV, from the coding sequence ATGCTGTGCTATCGCCTCAACCTGCGCCCCGGTCGTGCGCTGCCGCTGAATGTGCGCTCCGCCGGACATTATCAACTGGCGCCAAATGAGCGGAACCCCCGCGAGCCGGGTGAGTTCCTGCAAGTATTCTGGTCGGTCTCGGGCTCTGGTAGTTTCAAGGTCGGCCGATCGTTTGTGCCGGTGCAGGGCGATATGATTTTTTACTACGTGGCGGGCGAACCACACGACTTGGTGGCCGGCCCGGAAGGTTGGGATTATCGCTGGCTCACCTTTGACGGAATCCGATACCCACGCATCACGCGCGATTACGGGTTGGTGCGTGCGCAGGCCGCGGGACCATGCCCATCCGGATTGTTCGAGCGGCTCTACGAAACGCTACGCGATCCGACGCCCGAGGGAGAGCTGCGGGCCTCGGCCTTGGGTTACGAGATCCTGCTTCGCGCGGGTGATCCACCCCGGGGCACGAGTGCATCCGGCGGGCGTGATATTGCGGAAGTTTCGCGCGCGTGGATCGACGCACATTTCACCGATGCACGGCTCAACGTCGCCGGGCTCGCGGAAAAACTGGGCCTGCACCGCGCGTCACTGCACCGGATGTTCACGAGACGCCACGGGGTGCCGCCGGTGCAATACTTGGGACGCCTGAGGCTTCGTCTCGCGTTGGAGTTGCTGACCACGACAACCCTTCCGGTGGCGGATGTCGCGGTGCGGTGCGGACTGCCCGACGTGGCGCATTTTTCCAAACTCGTGTCGCGCCACACGGGGTTCAGCCCGCGCGTTTACCGGCAGCGACACGGGCCACGCGTGCCAACGGTTTGA
- a CDS encoding AEC family transporter yields MPSYWQLLLLILPVFALIGVGAIMRRVRWLTSEADASLLKLVVNFLYPCLIFENVLGNAALRQPGNLLLAPLIGFATIAMGIYLSYYAARAIGLKQGEGLRTFAFSTGIYNYGYIALPLMVALFGPESVGVLLVHNVGCEAAIWTVGILMLAGLSLREGWRKLVNAPVFALFAAVLGNTMDLGRFIPDVAFNVIHMSAACAIPLGLMLIGATLMEYFQRPREMFDARVTLASSVLRLGVLPVLFLMLAKWLPVSDDLKRVIIVQAAMPAGILPLVIAKHYGGHSLTAVRVVIGTTVLGVFLIPLWLRLGLAWVM; encoded by the coding sequence ATGCCTTCCTACTGGCAGCTTCTGCTGTTGATCCTTCCGGTGTTCGCTCTGATCGGGGTGGGGGCGATCATGCGTCGCGTGCGGTGGCTCACCTCCGAGGCTGACGCGAGCCTGCTCAAGCTGGTCGTCAATTTTCTCTACCCGTGCCTGATTTTTGAGAATGTGCTAGGCAACGCCGCGCTTCGCCAACCGGGCAATCTGTTGCTCGCGCCGCTCATTGGTTTCGCGACCATCGCGATGGGAATTTATCTTTCCTACTACGCGGCTCGGGCGATCGGACTAAAGCAGGGCGAGGGGTTGCGGACTTTCGCGTTTTCGACGGGCATCTATAATTACGGCTACATCGCATTGCCGCTGATGGTGGCGTTGTTCGGCCCTGAAAGCGTGGGCGTGTTGCTCGTGCACAATGTCGGTTGTGAAGCGGCTATCTGGACGGTGGGCATTCTGATGCTGGCCGGACTTTCGCTGCGGGAAGGCTGGCGCAAGCTCGTCAACGCACCGGTCTTCGCGCTGTTCGCGGCGGTGCTGGGCAATACGATGGACCTAGGCCGGTTCATCCCCGATGTGGCGTTTAACGTGATTCACATGAGTGCGGCTTGCGCGATTCCGCTGGGGTTGATGCTGATCGGGGCGACGCTGATGGAATATTTCCAACGTCCGCGCGAAATGTTCGATGCGAGGGTGACGCTGGCTTCCAGTGTGTTGCGCCTCGGAGTGCTGCCGGTGCTGTTCCTGATGCTGGCGAAATGGTTGCCGGTTTCCGATGACCTGAAGCGGGTGATCATCGTGCAGGCGGCGATGCCGGCGGGGATTTTGCCGCTGGTAATCGCGAAGCATTATGGCGGACATTCGCTGACGGCGGTGCGGGTCGTGATCGGCACGACGGTGCTGGGGGTTTTCCTGATTCCGCTTTGGCTGCGACTGGGCCTGGCGTGGGTGATGTGA